One region of Paraburkholderia phymatum STM815 genomic DNA includes:
- a CDS encoding ribose-phosphate diphosphokinase, producing MMNSAPMLFSPPGSHAYAQRVASALGVALADHEWRPFEDGEHKMRPLESVRGRDVYVIHSLYAEPGHTVNDKLCELLFFVGALVDASAARVSVVAPYLCYARKDRRSQTRDPVTTRYVAQLFEAVGATRFATLDVHNLAAYQNAFRIPTEHLEANGLLAQWFASRLRDTALTVVSPDAGGVRRAEDFRVRLSKLLARPVEAAFAGKLRAGGSIAAKPVVGDLEGRCAIIVDDLIGSGTTISLVAGHCRALGATEIHAAATHGLFLANACEKLGDGMLTSVVVTDSVAPWRVPDGSFLERLTVLDSAPLIAEAITRMHVDAA from the coding sequence ATGATGAACAGCGCGCCGATGCTTTTTTCACCGCCAGGCAGTCACGCGTACGCGCAGCGCGTGGCTAGCGCGCTCGGCGTTGCGTTGGCCGATCACGAGTGGCGCCCTTTCGAGGACGGCGAACACAAGATGCGCCCGCTCGAAAGCGTGCGCGGTCGCGACGTGTACGTGATTCATTCGCTTTACGCCGAGCCCGGCCATACCGTGAACGACAAGCTGTGTGAACTGCTCTTTTTCGTGGGAGCACTGGTCGACGCCTCTGCTGCACGCGTGAGCGTTGTCGCGCCTTACCTCTGCTACGCGCGCAAGGACCGGCGTTCGCAGACACGCGATCCCGTGACCACGCGCTACGTTGCGCAGCTGTTCGAAGCCGTGGGCGCAACACGCTTCGCCACGCTCGACGTCCACAATCTGGCGGCCTATCAGAACGCGTTTCGCATTCCCACCGAGCATCTCGAAGCGAATGGGCTGCTCGCGCAGTGGTTTGCGTCGCGCCTGCGCGACACTGCCTTGACCGTCGTTTCACCCGATGCAGGCGGCGTGCGGCGCGCGGAAGACTTTCGCGTGCGGCTTTCGAAGCTTCTCGCTCGCCCCGTGGAAGCGGCGTTCGCCGGGAAGCTGCGTGCCGGCGGCAGCATCGCGGCAAAGCCGGTCGTCGGCGACCTGGAAGGGCGATGCGCGATCATCGTCGATGATCTGATCGGCTCTGGCACAACGATCTCGCTGGTCGCCGGCCACTGCCGTGCTCTAGGTGCGACCGAAATTCACGCTGCGGCGACCCATGGACTTTTCCTGGCCAATGCGTGCGAAAAACTCGGCGACGGCATGCTGACGAGCGTTGTCGTGACCGACAGTGTCGCGCCATGGCGTGTTCCCGACGGCTCCTTTCTGGAGCGACTCACCGTGCTCGACAGCGCGCCGCTGATTGCCGAAGCGATAACACGCATGCACGTGGACGCCGCGTAA
- a CDS encoding DUF4148 domain-containing protein, translated as MLLVFSLRFVAISAAVATLLGFPIGVHAQSANAVPSAVQSPEGMAAESRGGALAPAEMSGNRQKTRAQVRQELEQAQKSGEMDRINEFYGLPRW; from the coding sequence ATGCTTCTTGTATTCAGTCTGAGATTCGTAGCGATATCCGCGGCGGTGGCCACGTTGCTTGGTTTTCCAATTGGGGTTCACGCGCAGAGCGCGAACGCGGTGCCTTCGGCCGTGCAGTCGCCTGAAGGTATGGCCGCGGAATCTCGCGGCGGGGCGCTGGCTCCCGCCGAAATGTCAGGCAATAGACAGAAAACACGAGCACAGGTGAGGCAGGAACTGGAGCAAGCTCAAAAGAGCGGCGAGATGGATCGTATCAACGAGTTTTACGGCTTACCGCGGTGGTGA
- a CDS encoding chemotaxis protein CheB — MMKGRIFVIGASQGGIEAISALIAQLPADFPAPVFVAQHIAASSLGGLPRILGRAGSLPAAHPRDMEIFERGKVYVAPPDRHMLLQRGYVCLSRGPRENHVRPAIDPLFRSAASAYGAAVVGVILTGHLDDGTAGLMAVKDRGGVAIVQDHAEAVAPSMPRSAHAHVSIDHCCTLSKMGAILVDLASDDVGSQVPAANPLIEVETRIAAGELNLAEWSRFEKLSAPSGFRCPACGSALFEVRDDRMIRFRCRAGHAFSARCLLEEQAQMREKAIAGLYDLLMEEATLASRLLNLSGDDDSGLRTAISDRVSDARRNAALAGQWLAYPQGGQARREQSLAPSRNPSDFDSRR; from the coding sequence ATGATGAAAGGACGTATCTTTGTCATCGGCGCATCGCAAGGCGGCATCGAGGCCATCTCCGCGTTGATTGCACAGCTCCCCGCGGACTTTCCAGCACCGGTGTTTGTCGCGCAGCACATCGCCGCCAGTAGCCTGGGAGGGTTGCCGCGGATTCTCGGCAGGGCAGGATCTCTGCCGGCCGCGCACCCGCGTGACATGGAGATCTTCGAACGCGGCAAGGTCTATGTGGCACCTCCAGACCGGCACATGCTCTTGCAGCGCGGATATGTGTGCCTGTCGCGAGGCCCGCGCGAGAATCACGTTCGCCCCGCGATAGATCCGCTGTTCCGATCTGCTGCCAGCGCATACGGAGCGGCCGTCGTAGGTGTGATCCTGACTGGGCATCTGGACGACGGCACCGCTGGTCTCATGGCCGTCAAGGACCGGGGCGGTGTCGCGATCGTGCAGGATCATGCCGAAGCCGTGGCGCCGTCGATGCCGCGTAGCGCGCACGCGCATGTGTCCATCGACCATTGCTGCACGCTGTCGAAAATGGGCGCGATTCTGGTTGATCTCGCGAGCGACGACGTCGGCTCACAAGTCCCGGCTGCCAACCCACTTATCGAAGTTGAAACTCGTATCGCGGCTGGCGAGCTGAATCTGGCAGAGTGGTCGCGGTTTGAGAAGCTTAGTGCACCTTCCGGGTTTCGCTGTCCGGCTTGCGGCAGTGCGCTCTTTGAGGTGCGTGACGACAGGATGATACGTTTCAGGTGCCGTGCTGGGCACGCATTCTCAGCCCGATGCCTACTTGAGGAGCAGGCGCAAATGAGAGAAAAGGCGATTGCCGGCTTGTATGATTTGCTCATGGAAGAAGCCACCCTTGCTTCACGTCTGCTCAATCTGAGTGGCGACGATGACTCCGGTCTGCGGACTGCCATCAGCGACCGGGTCAGCGATGCGAGACGGAATGCGGCACTGGCGGGTCAATGGCTCGCTTATCCGCAGGGCGGGCAAGCGCGACGGGAGCAGTCTTTGGCACCATCCAGAAATCCGTCGGACTTTGACTCCCGACGGTAG
- a CDS encoding response regulator, with product MIKVLLADDHAVVRDGLRQVLLHASGFEVAGEACDSATTLEMVRSVSANVLLLDLSIPGRNGIELIRQIKDENPSLRILVLTMHAEHQYASRAFKAGASGYLTKESASQELLKAITKIASGGVYVSLAMAERFAQNLNEPAEAMPHQRLSDRESDVFRRIVEGQSTTDIAHELCLSVKTVSTHKAHIIEKMQAANESALIRYAVRHKLFDDELDA from the coding sequence GTGATCAAGGTTTTGCTGGCAGATGACCACGCGGTGGTACGCGACGGTTTGCGCCAGGTCCTGCTTCACGCCAGCGGATTCGAAGTCGCTGGTGAGGCGTGTGACAGCGCAACTACCCTCGAGATGGTGCGCTCCGTCAGCGCAAATGTACTCCTGCTCGATCTGTCGATTCCCGGGCGCAACGGCATCGAGCTCATCAGGCAGATCAAGGACGAGAACCCTTCCCTGCGGATCCTGGTGCTGACCATGCACGCGGAACATCAATACGCCTCCCGGGCCTTCAAGGCTGGCGCGTCGGGTTATCTGACCAAGGAAAGCGCGAGCCAGGAGTTGCTCAAAGCGATAACGAAAATCGCGTCCGGTGGAGTGTATGTGAGCCTGGCGATGGCCGAGCGGTTCGCTCAGAACCTGAATGAACCGGCGGAGGCGATGCCACATCAACGGCTGTCCGACCGCGAGTCTGATGTCTTCAGACGAATTGTCGAAGGCCAGAGCACCACGGATATCGCACATGAGTTGTGCCTCAGCGTGAAGACGGTCAGCACGCACAAGGCGCACATCATCGAAAAAATGCAGGCCGCGAACGAAAGCGCGCTCATCCGTTACGCGGTCCGGCACAAACTCTTCGACGACGAACTGGACGCCTAA
- a CDS encoding LysR substrate-binding domain-containing protein, with translation MNLKHVEAFRAVMVAGSMTAAAKALFTSQPNVSRLISQLERETGLLLFQRSGVRLIPTSEGTAFFREVERAYVGLQGLANAAAQIRNLGSGRLRIAAMPSAGLTLVPHAIKRFQALHPGVTVSLHVNTSGTVNHWTASQFCDLGVAVYISEASNCDVEMLSKVAAVCVMPAAHRLASKDVIKPADLEGESFISLCHGDGTRAQMDEVFLRAGVERKLAIEAQYTAICCELVRCGMGVTLAHPGVALDFAGPDIAIRPFSPAVMFPMYLLFPPHRPRERLASAFIEVLREEHDELMEKMARIVPDTSPKKTRKRSAKRAVQ, from the coding sequence ATGAACCTGAAACATGTCGAGGCATTTCGCGCGGTGATGGTAGCCGGGTCGATGACGGCGGCGGCCAAAGCGCTTTTCACGTCACAACCGAATGTGAGCCGTCTGATCTCGCAGCTCGAGCGCGAGACCGGCTTGCTGCTGTTCCAGCGAAGCGGCGTGCGGCTGATTCCGACCAGCGAGGGCACGGCGTTTTTCCGCGAAGTGGAGCGCGCGTATGTCGGCTTGCAGGGGCTCGCGAATGCCGCTGCGCAGATCCGCAACCTGGGCAGCGGACGTCTGCGCATCGCCGCGATGCCTTCAGCGGGCCTCACGCTCGTGCCGCATGCGATCAAGCGTTTTCAGGCGCTACATCCCGGTGTGACCGTGTCGTTGCATGTCAACACGTCGGGCACGGTGAATCACTGGACGGCGTCGCAGTTCTGCGATCTGGGCGTGGCGGTGTACATCAGTGAGGCATCGAATTGCGATGTCGAAATGCTCTCCAAGGTCGCCGCCGTGTGCGTGATGCCCGCAGCGCACCGGCTTGCGTCAAAGGATGTCATCAAGCCTGCCGATCTCGAAGGCGAGTCGTTTATCTCTCTGTGTCACGGCGACGGCACGCGCGCGCAGATGGACGAGGTGTTCCTGCGTGCGGGCGTCGAACGCAAGCTCGCGATCGAGGCACAATACACAGCGATCTGCTGCGAGCTGGTGCGCTGCGGCATGGGCGTGACGCTCGCGCATCCGGGCGTGGCGCTGGACTTCGCCGGCCCTGACATCGCGATCCGGCCGTTCTCGCCGGCGGTGATGTTCCCGATGTATCTGCTGTTTCCACCGCATCGGCCGCGCGAGCGGCTGGCGTCCGCGTTTATCGAAGTGCTGCGCGAGGAGCACGACGAGCTGATGGAGAAGATGGCGCGGATCGTGCCGGATACATCGCCGAAGAAGACCCGCAAGCGAAGCGCGAAACGCGCTGTTCAATGA
- a CDS encoding ABC transporter substrate-binding protein yields the protein MQESLRRRCRSTLHALASALSVVCLTAPLHAHAETTLYVANVGGSNEQLYRQKVIPPFEKAHDVKIVYVAGNSSDTLAKLQAQKGHQQINVAVMDDGPMYQAMQLGLCAKVEDAPVMKDLYPLARLGPTAVGVGMVATGIGYNEEAFKKLGLPAPDSWQALTDKRLKGKLGVPPITNTYGLHTLVMLARLNGGGEKNIDPGFNAMTKQVAPDVLSWAPTPGEMDGLMQAGDVIIAPYGSGRAVALQNTGFPLKFVYPKEGGVALQVAACALAENAQPMLSQAFIQYLLSPEVQAMQAQAIGLGPVNKTVKLTPEVAARVPYGPEQVSKLTAMDWATINQHRTEWTERWNRSVER from the coding sequence ATGCAAGAATCGCTGCGCCGCCGTTGCCGTTCTACGCTCCACGCTCTCGCCTCCGCATTGTCCGTCGTCTGTCTGACCGCTCCGTTGCACGCCCACGCCGAAACCACGCTGTATGTCGCGAACGTCGGCGGCTCGAACGAGCAGCTGTATCGACAGAAGGTCATTCCGCCGTTCGAAAAAGCGCATGACGTGAAGATCGTCTATGTGGCGGGCAATTCGAGCGATACGCTCGCGAAGCTACAGGCACAGAAAGGCCATCAACAGATCAACGTTGCGGTGATGGACGACGGCCCCATGTATCAGGCGATGCAGCTCGGCCTGTGCGCGAAGGTCGAGGATGCGCCCGTGATGAAAGACCTCTACCCGCTTGCGCGGCTCGGCCCGACGGCCGTCGGCGTCGGCATGGTGGCGACGGGCATCGGCTACAACGAAGAGGCGTTCAAGAAGCTCGGCCTGCCCGCGCCCGATTCATGGCAGGCGCTCACCGACAAGCGCCTGAAGGGCAAACTCGGCGTACCGCCCATCACCAACACATATGGGCTGCATACGCTCGTGATGCTCGCGCGTCTGAACGGCGGCGGCGAAAAGAACATCGACCCAGGCTTCAACGCAATGACGAAACAGGTCGCACCCGACGTGCTGTCGTGGGCACCGACGCCTGGCGAAATGGACGGGTTGATGCAGGCCGGCGACGTAATCATCGCGCCGTATGGCAGCGGCCGCGCCGTCGCGTTGCAAAACACGGGCTTTCCGCTCAAGTTCGTGTATCCGAAGGAAGGGGGCGTCGCGCTGCAGGTGGCGGCCTGCGCGCTCGCCGAGAACGCACAGCCCATGCTCTCGCAGGCGTTCATCCAGTATCTGCTGAGCCCCGAAGTGCAGGCGATGCAGGCGCAAGCAATCGGACTTGGCCCCGTCAACAAGACCGTCAAGCTGACGCCCGAGGTCGCGGCGCGTGTGCCGTATGGTCCGGAACAGGTGAGCAAGCTGACTGCAATGGACTGGGCCACGATCAACCAGCATCGCACGGAATGGACGGAGCGCTGGAACCGCTCGGTCGAACGCTGA